A stretch of Chanodichthys erythropterus isolate Z2021 chromosome 20, ASM2448905v1, whole genome shotgun sequence DNA encodes these proteins:
- the ppdpfb gene encoding pancreatic progenitor cell differentiation and proliferation factor B, with product MAAIPASGSLVATHDYYRRRIGSTSSSSSCGSSEYSGEVIPHHPGLPKQDSGHWWSSFFFGKQNQPGMGTLTEEAQQKSGVVSVTNGQVTCVAREMVMRQASECSDGGKSEAGSSPHS from the exons ATGGCAGCCATCCCAGCTAGTGGTTCTCTTGTTGCCACTCATGACTACTACAGAA GGCGCATTGGCTCTACATCCAGTAGCAGCTCGTGTGGAAGTTCGGAGTACAGTGGGGAGGTTATTCCACATCATCCTG GTCTGCCCAAACAGGATTCTGGTCATTGGTGGTCTAGTTTCTTTTTTGGGAAGCAGAACCAGCCTGGTATGGGAACTCTTACTGAGGAGGCTCAGCAGAA GTCAGGGGTGGTGAGTGTGACCAATGGGCAGGTGACATGTGTTGCCCGGGAAATGGTGATGAGGCAAGCCAGCGAATGTAGCGATGGAGGCAAGTCGGAGGCGGGGAGTTCTCCTCATTCCTGA